One Nicotiana tomentosiformis chromosome 1, ASM39032v3, whole genome shotgun sequence genomic window, taaattataattaattttaacTGTCCTAATATTAGAATAGGAATTTAAATATAGAAATTTAAATAAGGAAAGCTTTAATAAGCAAAGTTTTAGTTGACTTTAAAGTTCAAAatcttaggaaaataattaaattactattttatctagcaggaaatctatttttaaagaataaaaaagaTGAATGATATTTAGCTAAGTAGTCCTAAACATTAGGCAAATAATTAAATGGCTATTTTTAGTATTAAAAAAGAATTAATGACTATTCTTACAGTAGAAAAATAAGTTGAATTACTATTTTATCCAATATAAATATATTAATAAGGGGCATAAacggcgaacgacatttcgctaagggtcttTGTACTTTTAATATAGGGTACGCGTTTCACGCGTGTACCCCATATCAATGAATATATAAGTTTCTAAGTATGAGTTCTTGAAATTAGTAAATATTGATCCCATATAGctatcttaataaaggaagaaatttTTCTCTACATAAATCCTTAGATGCCTTATTACGATTTCTAACGAATTATGGAAATATCTATGaaagtttttgttatttttgtgaCCTAATACTAAACGGTATGTGCTTTGCGCGTATTCCCTAAGTCAATAagcaaatactttaaaaaaaataagtcaaaaaatGGACTACACTTTTAATGACAAAGAATATTTACAGgaaaataattatagaaaattgatACATATACAATAGTTTATATATCTAATTTGGGAAAAAATATATGTTGAATGAAGTTTAAAGATTTCTTTATAAAATTCATATGTTCATGTCCCTAGCTTACGTTTAcgaacaataaaaaaaatattataaacaaattatttaatttaaataagataaaataacTTGAATAAGGTCATTAATGACTTCTTTTATAGGAGTATTTGGCTTTatataatacaaataaaaaaagaatttaaCCAATAAAATCATGTATAACTCAAAtatagaaaaaaagaaaagaagtagCCAACATTATTTGTAGTTTTAATTTTTGTGCTCTAATTCAGTAACCAACTTTATTTGTTGTTTCTTActgttttttaaataaaataattaaattatgaatGCTTAATTGGTTATAGTACCATAACACAGAAACTCCTAAACGTAGAGCAACAAATCTGAATGACGATAAATTGAAATTAATTTCTTAGATTTTGTTTGAAGAATTTTCATGGGTCcctatttcataaaaattattaaGTTACATAATTTAAATAAACACTAATTTATATAAGGtcaaattttaatttattttatggaaataatttaattactattcctaaaaagtaaaaaattaattACATGGATATTCCTAAATAGTAGAgaattaattaaatgactattcctaaatttTAGGGAAATAATCAAATGATTATTTTATCTAGTGTGAACTTTATTTTTAAatggtaaaaaagacgaacgatatttcgctaaagaCTTTTTTtctaaatatagatatagatatatacaTAAACGGATAATAATGAACTAAGCGTGTAATCTAAAATGAAAATGACATATTAGTAGGCATTTGGCAAAGATTGTTTTTCTAAACTTTCCGATTCAATCTCCGTAGGGACATGATGGTTAGAAATTGACCATTTTTGACTTTCGTGTCCCTTTCAATTTTTTCCAATCTCTGTCTCCGTTCTCACCCATTCCCAATTCCAAACCCAACAACGGCGCCACTACAATCCAAAAACCCAAAAGGCAAAAGCAAAGCAGTAAAGCAAGGAGCAAAGGCTGCAACGCACTTCTTTCCATTACCATTTTTCTACAACTTTCCCTTCTACTCCAGGAAATTGAAAACACCAACATTTCAAGCAACTGTAAAGCACAACAAGAAGCATCAGCAGCAACTCTTGATTTCTCTTGAAACCTGCTAAAAAATCCAACTTTAGATCATGGAAGAGTAATATTTCACCTCCCTATCTACATTTGTGATTTATGTCTCTGTTTTTGTTCATTCATTTGTAGATATTGTAGCTTTTATATGTTTTTTCTTGAAATTTTCGCAGATCTGAGACATACCCAAAAGAATACTTATCCCCACAACCAAGAAGAGCTACCTTAACCCCGTCATCTTCTAATTCAGCTGCAACAACCAGTGTCCACGTCACTGCTTTAGACGGGCTAGTGAATGTGAACTCACTTTTCACCATTGCAGTCTTTGTGGGTCTTTCTTTAACCACACCTGGCCAGAAAAGTCTCGAGGACCGTACAGCTTGTGATGCTGGCATTGAAGTGGTCAGGAAATTGTTGGTATTTGAGGTTGTCTCATTCAGCTTTTTTCTCTTCTCTTCACTTGTTGCACAGGGCCTTAAATTGGCAATTAATCTTTTGAATAGCAAAGATGTTGATGAGGCTTTTAAGGCTCACATTAATCCGAAAGTGCTGAGGCTTGGGATGTTGGGCTCTGCTGTTGGATCTGTAATGGGGTGTTTGTTCTTGATGCTTTCAATGGTCAATGTGATTGAGATTCGGCTCGGGATGTTATCTTGTGGGAGTAAATCTGCAATTCATGCTGTCACGGCCTTGATCATTCTGGTCACCTCTGCTCTTGTGGTTTATATTTCTACTGCTGTATATGCATTTCTGCACTGAAGTGAATCTTTTATTAATAGTACTGTTTGTTAGTTTTCTGTATTCGAATGTTAGTGAAGCTTGCAAGTTGTAGTCATGTGTGAGATGAATATCAGTTTTGCTATGTTACATCTATCGGCGGGACACTCCAATATTATATAATTTCTCAAGTGATCTTTTAGGGTTTCTAATTTTAGTGATGATTAGGTCttttattgtttgaagttattaGTTCGAGTGAAATCCATTATTATCTTTTGGATGTTTGTTAAATGGAATGGAGGGTGGTGTTTGAAAAATTTGTTCACCATAGTATCTTTTGGTGTCTGTCAAATGGGATGGAGAGGGGTATTATATTGAACTTTGTTCACCGAAGTTTCTTTTGGGTGTTTGTCAAATGGGATGGAAGGTGGTGTATGCTTTGTTCGCCTTGAAATAAAGGCTGCTATATGTTGGATAATCATTGTTCTTATGGAGGAGTAAAGTGCAGCTGAGTCATTTCTATGCCCCATTTTTTTGTCAATCATATTTTTCCCTCTCTGAACATGTATATTGGTTTGCTCGAACTTCGTTGGAACTTGCAGAAAACATCCTTCTTTATGTTCGATATATATGATTTCTGCATAAGATCCTAATTGAGTTGGGTTCTGTGTAAGCTAGTTGCGTTATATCTATATCTTATGATGTTGTTCTGGTAAACAAATGCTATATACACTAACCTATCcgaatttgatttgatttgatttgctaGTTCACCAACTAGAAGCTAGGCGCATTTCTCTGAATTCAAGTTTGGGGGACATCTTGCATGTTGGCACATATCCTTTGTGTGTACCTGCCCTAGTAGAACCTGTATGAAAACTGCTGCTCAACGTGGTTCTCATTGAATTAAGCTTCTACTTTGTTCAATAGTATCTTATTCGAGTCAATCATCAAACTATATTGGACATCATGGCTTTTAGGCGATCAGGATTGACAAAGGAACTTGGCTTTAACTATCTACGCAATAGGAAAATGATTAGCCAAATTGAGGTGTGGTTATTAAGGAAGTTTTCTCATGTATGATGAAGACTTAAAGCTTAGATAGGATTATCAGAATTTTGTTTTGAAACTGAAAATTAACGTCCACTATAGGAGGCTCCCTTCTTGAAAAATTACTACCTAGTTTCTGGGAAAATCAAGATCCAGCAAGTGGCTGATCACTGGATACTGAAAAGGCTGGCTACAAGTGGCTCCCTTCTCTCTGCTACACTGCCGCTTCTTTCTTTTCTTGAACACAAAGCGGGCGTTCTCTCTTTCCCCAACTCCGTTCCCTCCCATTTCGTTCTGCGTGTGTGTGTGGTGTGTTTGTGAACAGGTTCTCCGATCAGATTTCCGGCGCAGACTACAGCGTCGGCTGTGGAATTCAAGTCAGGCAGTTTTCCGGTGAGCAGTTTTCCATTCGGGTGGTCGGCGCTGCAGTTGGAGGTCAGATTTCCGGCGGGTATCTTGGCTCAAGGCGACATCCAACTAGGGTCTAGTCGATTTGGCAGTCCGTCTACAATCCAGGTTCCGTCGCTCTTGTTTACTTTTATCGGGAGTTGGTACCTCCTATTCTTCAATCAGTAATTCTATTTTCCTTGTTAACCAGTTAGTTTGGGATAGATTCAACCTAATTCTTGATTATCTACTTGTACTCTTAATTAGTGTATTTGCTCGTCTACTTTCTTGATAGTAATTGTCTTGGGATTTCTAGTATGTAGATTATAGTTATTTTAATTACTTGTACTCTTATTTAGTGTATTCACCTATTTTTCTatcctttagttgtagattatagttccTTTGTTTTATTTCTTCACCTGTTTTTCTAttctttagttgtagattatagttcctttagttcctttgtTTTATTTCTTCACATGCTTTTCTAttctttagttgtagattatagttccTTTGTTTTTTTTCTTCACCTGTTTTTCTAttctttagttgtagattatagttcTTTTAGtccctttattttatttcttcacctgttttctgacctttagttgtagattatagtttccgttagttcctttattttattttttcacttGTTTTGCGACCTTTAGTGGTAGATTATAtttcgaaaattcattttatttttgtcgcTTGTTTTCGGGATAGTGCTTGTGTAGTGATTCCTAGATTATAGTGGGTTTGGTGAACGATGGTAGGGTAAGGTCTTGTCCTCGGGAGTGTCAGCGTGTGGGAGGGGGTGCGAGGTTAAGAGGGGTAAGAGGGCTAAGGGAGCTACTAGGCTGAGAGTGGGGTCTTGGAACATAGGAACTTTGACTGGAGAATCTGTAGAGTTAGCGAAAATTCTCGAGAAAAGGAAGATTAATATAGCTTGTGTAcaggagactaggtgggtaggagATAAGGCACGGGATGTGGGCAGTTTCAAACTTTGGTATTCTTGGAGGGTGGGGGCAGGAATGGAGTAGGTATCTTGGTTGATAAGGATCTCCGTGAACTAATGGTGGAGGTTAGGAGAGTGAATGACAGGCTGATGACTTTTAAGCTAGTTGTTGGAGGTTTTACTTTGAACATAATCAGTGTGTACGCACCCTAAGCAGGCTTGGATGAGGAAGTCAAGAGGCGTTTCTGGGAGGATTTAGATAAGATGGTGCGTGGTATCCCGCATATCGAGAAGCTTTTCATAGGAGGAGATTTCAACGGCCACATTGGAGCGACGTCTGGGGGGTATGTTGATGTGCATGGTGGTTTTGGTTTTGGAGATAGAAACGGAGGAGGAACGTCTCTGCTGGACTTTGCtagagcatttgatttggtgttagcAAACTCGAGTTTCCCAAAGAAGAGGGAGCACTTGGTCACCTTTCGGAGTTCGGTGGccgagactcagattgattatttaCTCTGCAAGAAGTCTGATAGAAGCCTTTGCA contains:
- the LOC104117125 gene encoding uncharacterized protein; translation: MEESETYPKEYLSPQPRRATLTPSSSNSAATTSVHVTALDGLVNVNSLFTIAVFVGLSLTTPGQKSLEDRTACDAGIEVVRKLLVFEVVSFSFFLFSSLVAQGLKLAINLLNSKDVDEAFKAHINPKVLRLGMLGSAVGSVMGCLFLMLSMVNVIEIRLGMLSCGSKSAIHAVTALIILVTSALVVYISTAVYAFLH